The following coding sequences lie in one Arachis hypogaea cultivar Tifrunner chromosome 9, arahy.Tifrunner.gnm2.J5K5, whole genome shotgun sequence genomic window:
- the LOC112711464 gene encoding exocyst complex component EXO70A1 produces MGIAVGGADLLSEKASMMRESLQKSQTITDNVVTILGSFDHRLSALETAMRPTQIRTHSIRKAHENIDKTLKAAEGILAHFDQYRQAEAKILKGPHEDLENYLDAIEKLRSNIQFFGSKKGFKSSDGIIFHASNLLAKAISKLEDEFKQLLSSYSKPVEPERLFDCLPNSMRPSSGSPSQEGDPTGKNPSSNHHSESHNNNNADAVVYTPPALIPPRILPLLHELAQQMIEAGHRQQLLKIYRDSRSNVLEESLQKLGVEKLNKDDVQKLQWEILEAKIGNWIHFMRIAVKLLFAGERKVCDQIFEGFDSLSEQCFAEVTTNSVTMLLSFGEAIAKSKRSPEKLFVLLDMYEIMQELHSEIETLFKGKACTEIREAAMSLTKRLAQTAQETFGDFEEAVEKDATKTAVTDGTVHPLTSYVINYVKFLFDYRSTLKQLFQEFEGGDDSSQLASVTMRIMQALQTNLDGKSKQYRDPALTHLFLMNNIHYIVRSVRRSEAKDLLGDDWVQRHRRIVQQHANQYKRNAWAKILQCLSIQGLNSSGGGSGTAGGDAAAGSSSGASRALVKDRFKTFNVMFEELHQKQSQWTVPDTELRESLRLAVAEVLLPAYRSFVKRFGPLVESGKTPQKYIKYTAEDLDRMLGEFFEGKNMNETKR; encoded by the exons ATGGGAATTGCAGTGGGAGGAGCTGATTTGCTGAGTGAGAAAGCATCCATGATGAGGGAGTCTCTGCAAAAGAGCCAGACCATCACTGACAACGTTGTTACCATCCTAGGTTCCTTTGATCACCGCCTCTCCGCCCTTGAAACCGCCATGCGCCCCACTCAG ATTAGGACTCATTCTATTAGGAAAGCTCATGAGAATATTGATAAAACTTTGAAGGCTGCTGAAGGGATTTTGGCTCACTTTGATCAATACCGCCAG GCAGAGGCAAAAATACTTAAGGGGCCACATGAAGATTTGGAAAACTATCTTGATGCAATTGAAAAACTGAGAAGCAACATCCAGTTTTTTGGCAGTAAAAAAGGTTTTAAGAGTAGTGATGGTATTATCTTCCACGCCAGTAATTTGCTAGCTAAAGCCATTTCTAAGCTTGAAGATGAGTTTAAGCAGCTATTGTCATCTTACAG CAAACCTGTGGAACCTGAGCGCCTCTTCGATTGCCTTCCAAACTCTATGAGACCGTCATCAGGATCACCTAGCCAGGAGGGTGATCCTACGGGAAAGAACCCGTCTTCTAATCATCATTCCGAGTcgcacaacaacaataatgctGATGCTGTTGTATACACACCTCCTGCTCTTATACCACCAAGAATTTTGCCACTTCTACATGAATTAGCGCAGCAAATGATTGAAGCTGGACACCGGCAACAGTTGCTCAAAATATACAG AGATTCCCGTTCTAATGTGTTGGAAGAAAGCCTCCAAAAGCTTGGGGTTGAGAAACTTAACAAAGATGATGTTCAAAAGCTGCAATGGGAGATTTTGGAAGCCAAAATTGGAAACTGGATCCATTTCATGCGTATAGCA GTCAAATTGTTGTTTGCTGGCGAGAGGAAGGTTTGTGATCAGATATTTGAAGGCTTTGATTCACTTAGTGAACAGTGTTTTGCTGAAGTGACTACAAACAGTGTCACTATGCTACTTAGTTTTGGAGAAGCGATTGCCAAAAGCAAAAGATCCCCAGAAAAGTTATTTGTTCTTTTGGACATGTATGAAATTATGCAAGAGCTTCATTCAGAG ATTGAAACACTTTTCAAAGGCAAAGCTTGCACTGAAATAAGAGAGGCTGCAATGAGTTTGACGAAACGACTTGCACAAACAGCCCAAGAGACATTTGGAGATTTTGAAGAAGCTGTTGAGAAAGATGCTACAAAGACTGCAGTGACAGATGGAACTGTTCATCCTTTGACAAGCTATGTAATTAACTACGTCAAGTTTTTATTTGA CTACCGATCCACCTTGAAGCAACTTTTCCAAGAATTTGAAGGGGGAGATGACTCTTCGCAATTAGCATCTGTAACGATGCGAATAATGCAAGCCTTGCAAACTAATTTAGATGGGAAATCAAAGCAGTACAGGGATCCTGCATTGACACATCTTTTTCTCATGAATAATATTCATTATATTGTCAGATCGGTTCGTAG ATCCGAAGCTAAGGATTTGCTGGGAGATGATTGGGTACAACGACATAGGAGGATTGTTCAGCAGCATGCAAATCAATATAAAAGAAATGCTTGGGCAAAG ATTCTCCAATGCCTATCTATTCAGGGCCTTAACTCATCAGGAGGTGGTAGTGGTACTGCCGGTGGTGACGCTGCAGCCGGAAGTAGTAGCGGTGCTTCAAGGGCACTCGTTAAGGACAG GTTCAAGACATTTAACGTTATGTTCGAGGAACTCCATCAGAAACAATCTCAATGGACAGTTCCTGACACCGAGTTGCGCGAGTCTCTTAGGCTTGCAGTTGCTGAAGTCTTGTTACCCGCCTATAGATCATTTGTGAAACGATTCGG GCCTCTAGTGGAAAGTGGAAAGACTCCTCAGAAGTACATCAAATACACGGCCGAAGATCTAGACCGAATGTTGGGCGAATTTTTCGAAGGGAAGAACATGAACGAAACCAAGCGGTAA
- the LOC112711463 gene encoding uncharacterized protein isoform X3, with the protein MSILSHPLMCIWYRSRAHLQSMLLQSNTTVLEDFYVHLVDVVPDLIEHVHRTTTRLLLHVNGYVEHIANFKWEVKELGLEHNGYVDLLLGEFKHYAA; encoded by the exons ATGAGCATCTTATCCCATCCACTAATGTGCATCTGGTATAGATCCAGAGCTCATCTCCAATCAATGCTTTTACAGAGTAATACAACTGTACTTGAGGATTTCTATGTGCATCTG GTGGATGTTGTTCCAGATCTTATAGAGCATGTTCATAGGACAACAACAAGACTCCTTCTTCATGTTAATGG GTACGTCGAACACATTGCCAATTTTAAATGGGAAGTGAAAGAGCTAGGTCTAGAGCATAATGG GTATGTTGATTTATTGCTGGGGGAATTTAAGCATTATGCAGCGTGA
- the LOC112711462 gene encoding nudix hydrolase 26, chloroplastic isoform X1 yields MALCRIAHPSPVVFRFPKYPSKLLKFSSLPLSFRCSSSSSMEAAPEGYRRNVGICLINNDKKIFAASRLDIPNAWQMPQGGIDEGEDPRNAAIRELREETGVSSAEVISEAPHWLTYDFPPQVREKLNIQWGSDWKGQAQKWFLFKFTGQDQEINLLGDGTEKAEFGEWSWLPPEKVIELAVDFKKPVYKEVLAAFAPHLQ; encoded by the exons ATGGCTTTATGCCGAATAGCGCACCCTTCACCAGTAGTTTTCCGTTTCCCGAAATACCCTTCGAAGCTGCTTAAATTCTCGTCGCTGCCACTCTCCTTTCGTTGCTCATCATCATCGTCAATGGAAGCTGCTCCCGAAGGTTACCGCAGGAACGTTGGCATCTGCCTCATCAACAATGACAAAAAG ATCTTTGCGGCTTCGAGGTTGGACATACCCAATGCTTGGCAAATGCCGCAG GGTGGTATTGATGAAGGTGAGGATCCAAGAAATGCAGCTATCAGAGAATTAAGGGAAGAGACAGGAGTTAGTTCCGCAGAAGTGATTTCTGAG GCACCTCATTGGTTGACATATGACTTCCCACCACAAGTCAGGGAGAAATTGAATATTCAGTGGGGATCTGATTGGAAGGGTCAAGCACAAAAATG GTTTCTTTTTAAGTTCACTGGTCAAGATCAAGAAATCAATCTTTTGGGTGATGGTACTGAGAAAGCTGAGTTCGGTGAATGGTCATGGCTGCCACCAGAGAAAGTAATTGAGCTT GCAGTGGATTTCAAGAAGCCTGTGTACAAGGAAGTCCTAGCAGCTTTTGCTCCACATCTCCAATAA
- the LOC112711462 gene encoding nudix hydrolase 26, chloroplastic isoform X2 yields the protein MALCRIAHPSPVVFRFPKYPSKLLKFSSLPLSFRCSSSSSMEAAPEGYRRNVGICLINNDKKIFAASRLDIPNAWQMPQGGIDEGEDPRNAAIRELREETGVSSAEVISEAPHWLTYDFPPQVREKLNIQWGSDWKGQAQKCSLVKIKKSIFWVMVLRKLSSVNGHGCHQRK from the exons ATGGCTTTATGCCGAATAGCGCACCCTTCACCAGTAGTTTTCCGTTTCCCGAAATACCCTTCGAAGCTGCTTAAATTCTCGTCGCTGCCACTCTCCTTTCGTTGCTCATCATCATCGTCAATGGAAGCTGCTCCCGAAGGTTACCGCAGGAACGTTGGCATCTGCCTCATCAACAATGACAAAAAG ATCTTTGCGGCTTCGAGGTTGGACATACCCAATGCTTGGCAAATGCCGCAG GGTGGTATTGATGAAGGTGAGGATCCAAGAAATGCAGCTATCAGAGAATTAAGGGAAGAGACAGGAGTTAGTTCCGCAGAAGTGATTTCTGAG GCACCTCATTGGTTGACATATGACTTCCCACCACAAGTCAGGGAGAAATTGAATATTCAGTGGGGATCTGATTGGAAGGGTCAAGCACAAAAATG TTCACTGGTCAAGATCAAGAAATCAATCTTTTGGGTGATGGTACTGAGAAAGCTGAGTTCGGTGAATGGTCATGGCTGCCACCAGAGAAAGTAA
- the LOC112711463 gene encoding uncharacterized protein isoform X1: MGMLIYCWGNLSIMQRDLLMVEFVKRYCSCSMLHMTYTCIHINPVTSSDDPKQKLIQVKLLDYGLEILAETLVKGLSWVKRCSDEGRALMSLDLQTYYLPDKEYVQWAHAHPV; this comes from the exons ATGG GTATGTTGATTTATTGCTGGGGGAATTTAAGCATTATGCAGCGTGACTTGCTCATGGTGGAATTCGTAAAGAGGTATTGCTCTTGCTCGATGTTGCATATGACATATACATGTATACATATAAATCCAGTTACAAGTTCTGATGACCCAAAGCAAAAATTG ATTCAAGTCAAACTATTGGACTATGGACTTGAGATCCTAGCAGAAACGCTTGTCAAAGGACTTTCATGGGTGAAGAGATGTAGTGATGAAGGACGAGCTCTAATGTCATTGGATCTGCAG ACTTACTACCTTCCTGATAAAGAATATGTGCAATGGGCACATGCACACCCG GTATAA
- the LOC112711461 gene encoding uncharacterized protein, with amino-acid sequence MNSFESNQHVNPNSPSITPHPIKSKFNFFAFYTLPLLLLILAVTLGFTRTNYYKVHYLRHSLTSQTLIQAIGSLFSPPKSVFVPSQCVLWMAPFLSGGGYSSEAWSYVLSLHSHTKMHSFRLAIEHHGDQESLEFWEGLPQEMKNLAYELYRTECRMNETIVVCHSEPGAWYPPLFQTFPCPPSPFYSDFKSVIGRTMFETDRVNGEHVERCNKMDYVWVPTDFHKSTFVGSGVDPSKVVKIVQPIDVKFFDPAKYKPLDLASRGQCILGSSSTKNNFVFLSIFKWEYRKGWDVLLKAYLKEFSKDDNVALFLLTNPYHTDRDFGNKIMDFVESSDLGEPVGGFAPVYVINSHIAQSELPRVYKAADAFVLPSRGEGWGRPLVEAMAMSLPVIATNWSGPTEYLTDDNSYPLPVDGMSEVMEGPFMGHLWAEPCVDELQNLMRWVKDHRNAATAKGRKAREDMIRRFSPEIVADIVTEQIENILRQ; translated from the coding sequence ATGAATTCTTTTGAATCAAACCAACATGTTAATCCCAATTCACCCTCAATAACACCCCACCCCatcaaatcaaaattcaatttttttgcaTTTTACACACTGCCCTTATTGCTTCTTATTTTAGCAGTCACATTAGGTTTCACAAGAACAAATTACTATAAAGTTCACTACTTGAGACACTCACTAACATCACAAACCCTAATTCAAGCAATTGGGTCTCTGTTTTCACCCCCAAAATCAGTTTTTGTGCCCTCCCAATGTGTGCTATGGATGGCTCCTTTTCTCTCAGGCGGTGGGTATAGCTCAGAGGCTTGGTCTTATGTTCTGTCCCTTCATAGCCACACCAAAATGCATTCATTTAGGTTGGCAATTGAGCACCATGGAGATCAAGAATCATTGGAATTTTGGGAGGGTTTGCCACAAGAAATGAAGAATTTGGCTTATGAGCTATACCGAACAGAGTGTAGAATGAATGAGACCATTGTGGTGTGCCATAGTGAACCTGGTGCTTGGTACCCCCCATTGTTTCAAACTTTTCCATGCCCTCCATCACCTTTTTACAGTGATTTCAAGTCTGTGATTGGTAGGACTATGTTTGAGACTGATAGAGTTAATGGTGAACATGTAGAGAGATGTAACAAAATGGATTATGTTTGGGTTCCCACTGATTTTCACAAATCCACATTTGTGGGAAGTGGGGTTGATCCTTCCAAGGTGGTGAAGATTGTTCAACCTATTGATGTTAAGTTCTTTGATCCTGCCAAGTACAAGCCATTGGATCTCGCATCAAGAGGGCAATGCATTTTAGGCTCTTCTAGCACGAAGAACAATTTTGTGTTTTTGAGTATCTTCAAGTGGGAGTATAGGAAAGGTTGGGATGTCTTGTTGAAAGCATACTTGAAGGAATTCTCAAAGGATGATAATGTTGCTTTGTTCTTGTTAACAAATCCATATCACACTGATAGAGATTTTGGGAACAAAATAATGGATTTTGTGGAGAGTTCCGATCTTGGAGAACCGGTTGGGGGTTTTGCTCCTGTATATGTTATCAATTCCCACATAGCGCAAAGTGAGTTGCCGAGAGTTTACAAAGCGGCTGATGCGTTTGTTCTTCCTTCGAGAGGAGAGGGATGGGGGAGACCTCTTGTGGAAGCCATGGCAATGTCGCTGCCGGTGATTGCAACGAATTGGTCAGGGCCAACTGAGTATTTGACAGATGATAATAGCTATCCACTACCTGTGGATGGAATGAGTGAAGTGATGGAAGGGCCATTCATGGGGCATCTTTGGGCTGAACCTTGCGTGGATGAACTTCAGAATCTTATGAGGTGGGTGAAGGATCATCGCAATGCAGCTACGGCCAAAGGAAGAAAGGCGAGGGAGGACATGATAAGAAGGTTCTCACCTGAGATTGTGGCTGACATTGTGACAGAACAGATAGAAAACATTCTAAGGCAATGA
- the LOC112711463 gene encoding uncharacterized protein isoform X2, translated as MGTCTPGIKGDDSVSEDENEDLLADFIDEDNQLSSRISKLNFKRGYASHCNDDENTTHIRSSLCLLRFRIWQIKSTLLVSKLVTLSKCYCTSTSKFSRQAEKDQCN; from the exons ATGGGCACATGCACACCCG GTATAAAGGGTGATGATTCTGTTTCTGAAGATGAAAATGAGGATCTTCTTGCTGACTTTATTGATGAAGACAACCAACTATCTAGTCGAATTTCAAAACTGAATTTTAAAAGAGGTTATGCTTCCCATTGTAATGATGATGAGAATACAACACACATTAGATCTTCGCTATGTTTGCTAAG GTTCAGAATTTGGCAAATCAAAAGTACATTACTGGTCAGTAAATTGGTGACATTATCAAAATGTTACTGCACCAGCacttccaaattttcaagacAAGCAGAAAAGGATCAATGCAATTGA